A genome region from Jeongeupia sp. HS-3 includes the following:
- a CDS encoding homoserine O-acetyltransferase yields the protein MSDRHSVGIVTPQTAVFDAPIQLASGATLPRFELVYETYGTLNADASNAILICHALSGHHHVAGRHHPDDKAPGWWDTMIGPGKPIDTDRFFVIGVNNLGGCHGSTGPSSIDPETGEPYGSRFPVLLVADWVKTQAMLADRLGIRQFAAIIGGSLGGMQALRWTITYPERIRHALVIASAPKLTAQNIAFNDVARQAIITDPDFHGGDFYRYNTVPRRGLRLARMLGHITYLSDDGMGEKFGRMLRSGEYKFGYDVEFEIESYLRYQGDKFSDAFDANTYLLMTKALDYFDPARHYGGDLAEAMRQAQAKFLVVSFTTDWRFAPDRSREIVKALLDAKKDVSYAEIESAHGHDAFLMEDAPYQALMRGYLLRIADEVNPLPLEARA from the coding sequence ATGAGTGATCGCCATTCCGTCGGCATCGTCACCCCGCAAACAGCGGTGTTCGACGCGCCGATCCAGCTCGCGAGCGGCGCCACCCTGCCGCGCTTCGAGCTTGTTTACGAGACCTACGGCACGCTCAATGCCGATGCGTCCAATGCCATCCTGATTTGTCATGCGCTGTCGGGCCATCATCACGTCGCCGGGCGTCATCACCCCGACGACAAGGCCCCGGGCTGGTGGGACACGATGATCGGGCCGGGCAAGCCGATCGATACCGATCGTTTCTTCGTCATCGGCGTCAACAACCTCGGTGGCTGTCATGGCTCGACCGGGCCGTCGAGCATAGATCCTGAAACGGGCGAACCGTATGGTTCGCGCTTTCCGGTGCTGCTGGTCGCCGACTGGGTGAAAACGCAGGCGATGCTGGCCGACCGGCTCGGCATTCGCCAGTTCGCCGCCATCATCGGCGGCAGCCTCGGCGGCATGCAGGCGCTGCGCTGGACGATTACCTATCCGGAACGCATTCGCCACGCCCTGGTGATCGCCTCGGCGCCGAAGCTGACCGCGCAGAACATCGCCTTCAACGACGTCGCCCGCCAGGCCATCATCACCGACCCCGATTTCCATGGTGGCGATTTCTACCGCTACAACACCGTGCCACGGCGCGGTTTGCGGCTGGCGCGGATGCTCGGCCACATCACCTATCTGAGTGACGACGGCATGGGCGAGAAATTCGGCCGGATGCTGCGCAGCGGCGAGTACAAATTCGGCTACGACGTCGAGTTCGAGATCGAATCCTATCTGCGCTATCAGGGCGACAAGTTCTCCGATGCGTTCGACGCCAATACCTATCTGTTGATGACCAAGGCGCTCGATTACTTCGACCCGGCCCGCCATTACGGCGGCGATCTGGCCGAGGCGATGCGCCAGGCGCAGGCGAAGTTTCTGGTGGTGTCGTTCACCACCGACTGGCGCTTTGCACCCGATCGTTCGCGCGAGATCGTCAAGGCGCTGCTCGACGCCAAAAAGGACGTCAGCTACGCCGAAATCGAATCGGCGCACGGCCACGATGCCTTCCTGATGGAGGACGCACCGTATCAGGCCTTGATGCGCGGTTACCTGCTGCGCATTGCTGACGAAGTAAACCCGTTGCCGCTGGAGGCCCGAGCATGA